The sequence ATGCGCTCCCCAGGCGGTTCAGGCCACGCCGCGGGGGAGCGCGCCAGCCCGCGCACTCTCGACCGCGACGATTCGTTGGAGCACCGCAGTCGTGAGCGCGTGGAAGTCGTCGCGACAACGCGCTACCGCGGCCGCGTGGGCCCCGATGGCGCCGTCGGCCGGCTTCAGCGCGAACATGGGCTTGTGCGCATCGTGGGCCAGCGGCATGAGGCTCTGATAGTTCTTCATGATCCCGAGACACGCCGGATCTGCTGCAGCGTCGTTCGCGGGAGCCTGGTCCATCAGCAGGCTACGGTGATACTCCGCGGGCATGCGGCTCACCCAACGCTCGTAGGCCCGCACCGGTCGACTGAGGCGCATGACCGCCTGCATCAGCACGTAGCCCAGCGGGTTCATCCCGCCGTCCGGCAAGTCGACGCCCGCCGGCCTTCGATCGAGACGGTCCTTCCAATCGCGACGCCAATCCGCAAGCGTCGGTCCGAGGTTTCGCAGACCCTGAACGGAGAAGAGGTCGGGAGCGAGTGGTGTCACGACGTGTTGTGCGGCGAGCAAGGCGGCGCGATTGATCGCTCCCAGATTGGGGCCGACGTCGATGATGGTCACCGCGGCGGCGTGCGCATCCGAGGCGCGACGGGCAATCCGATGGAACGCCGACAAGGTTCGGAACGCCGCCTCGTCGCGGTTGAGCGCCCTCGGCCACGCGTCCGACAGCTTGTCCTCGAATTGTGAAAGGCCGAGATCACCGGGCACGAGTCCGAGACGCTCACCGAGCAGCTCGATGTGCGGCTCACCGACATCCCCCGTACCGCGAAGGATGGGGCGCAAGCACCCGAGCACCGTGCTCGCATGCTCCGGTGTGTCCGGCCACAGCTGTTCGAGGCGTTCCTCGGGCAAGCACATCGCGGTGAGATTCGACTGCGGATCGAGATCGACCACGAGAACGCGAATCCCGGACTCTGCGAGCATGTGCGCGAAGTGATAGACCAGCGTCGTCTTGCCGACGCCACCCTTGTTGTTGAAGAACGCCAGCGTCCTCACGCCGACCTCACGATTGCCGCGAAATTGCCCGGCTGGAAGCTGAACTCTGGCGGGGGGTTGCCGTTGTCAGCGCAGGCCCTACGCGCCATCGGCACACCGAACCCGAATCGCTGAACGTAGCCGAGTGCGTGCAGGGCCTCAGCGATCGTCGGATTGCGATAGTCGTTCCCGCCGGGATTCCCGAACGTCTCCGGTGTCGCACGACCGAACAGTCCACCCGGATTGTGGATCTCGATCCGATCGCGGAACCAGTACCACTGCACCGGTGCGTAGCTCGTCTCGTAGTTGCGATGCTTCACTGCGTTGCGAAGGAGTTGCTGCAGCGCATCGACCGGATAGTCAGGCCGTACGACCTCGCGATCCGTCCCTGCAATCGTCGTGGCGGTGCGGATGTGTGCACGCGTGAGTTCATCCATCTGTCGCAGGAGGATCGGCAGCGGACCCCGGAGTTCGCGTCGATCGACGACCGGGTCCGCGAGCTCGAGACCATCGATGCGCAGGAACTGGATGTATGCCCCTTTCACGAACGCGGTCGGCTCGTGACCGAGAACCAGCAGCCCCGCGACGTTGGGGACGGCGTCTGGGTCCGCGAGGTGCAACGCCGCGAGCTGTTCGGGCAAGGAGCGCTGGTTCTCCCGGAGCGTCTCCGTGTCCACCGCGTTCGGTAGGTACTCGCGTCGAAACAACTCGAGGTCGAGGTCGTCGATCGTCGCACCGTGGACGGTGGTCTGATCGTACGGACCGTCCCAGGCGCGCCGGCGCTCCACCAGCACACGCTCCTCATCCCGTGTGGCGCGGCGCGACGTCGGCCCGACACGAATCCACACTGCTCCGCGCAGCCGCACGGGTGGACTCGGCGAGGGGTGGACCTCGACCACCGCAATCGGCACGCCCTCGTGCTTCGCCTCGTACACGTC is a genomic window of Deltaproteobacteria bacterium containing:
- a CDS encoding ParA family protein — protein: MRTLAFFNNKGGVGKTTLVYHFAHMLAESGIRVLVVDLDPQSNLTAMCLPEERLEQLWPDTPEHASTVLGCLRPILRGTGDVGEPHIELLGERLGLVPGDLGLSQFEDKLSDAWPRALNRDEAAFRTLSAFHRIARRASDAHAAAVTIIDVGPNLGAINRAALLAAQHVVTPLAPDLFSVQGLRNLGPTLADWRRDWKDRLDRRPAGVDLPDGGMNPLGYVLMQAVMRLSRPVRAYERWVSRMPAEYHRSLLMDQAPANDAAADPACLGIMKNYQSLMPLAHDAHKPMFALKPADGAIGAHAAAVARCRDDFHALTTAVLQRIVAVESARAGALPRGVA
- a CDS encoding putative DNA binding domain-containing protein encodes the protein MIDEATVTALARALESQQVERKQSLSDKSKVEQAICAYANDLPGTGASGFVLVGVTDAGAPVGTPVTDQLLRDLANIRSDGNILPFPRIDVYEAKHEGVPIAVVEVHPSPSPPVRLRGAVWIRVGPTSRRATRDEERVLVERRRAWDGPYDQTTVHGATIDDLDLELFRREYLPNAVDTETLRENQRSLPEQLAALHLADPDAVPNVAGLLVLGHEPTAFVKGAYIQFLRIDGLELADPVVDRRELRGPLPILLRQMDELTRAHIRTATTIAGTDREVVRPDYPVDALQQLLRNAVKHRNYETSYAPVQWYWFRDRIEIHNPGGLFGRATPETFGNPGGNDYRNPTIAEALHALGYVQRFGFGVPMARRACADNGNPPPEFSFQPGNFAAIVRSA